In Lactuca sativa cultivar Salinas chromosome 5, Lsat_Salinas_v11, whole genome shotgun sequence, the DNA window TCTCCCCTGTTAAAGAGAATATTTAAATGCAGGATATAGCAACGTACTTTGATtggtttgtttattatagcatcctatgGGATATATGTAAAATTACTTATATGCTCTCTTACTATCTATTACTCCTTACACAAATTATAACTTGCCAAACATTCAACACCATCAAAGTAAATATTACAATGTCAATCCCACCTCCTACAACATGTTTGATTACATCCTGATTATGATTACTCGGAAGCCTATAACATAatgaattcaaatttcaaaatccaaCATTATTTTGAAAATAGAAATGGGAACCATAAGATAGAATTATAGTTATGATTACATACATTGAAATACATGATTTGCTATAGTATTATTAGGCATATAATCTGCAACAAGTATCCTTTCATCTCCATCACAACAATATCTAATCAAATTAGCCACCCGATTATGCCTCAACTTTCCAATTCCCCATGCTTCATCCATGCAACTAAAAGAATTCACCATTATGGTCATAGCCAATCTTAGAACAATCATGCACATCCCGATACTTTATGATGTAGACAACTGCTTCAGGGAGGTATAGCTCAATGCTAACTGCTAAGAATCCACAACTCCATTGATGTAATGACAATAATCGATAGCCAATGTCATTGAGtatgtaaaaccctaaaaatccaagATCCCCAAATTAAGACTGAACCAGAAGGCAGAAGCTTGACAAAGTTACAAACAATGATGCAATACCACTAATTTGATCTTTATAGAATAAGATTTATACAAGAATTATATACAAAAAAGGAAAAACaatattcttttgtttttttcAATCAAGACAAATAACATCCAAAGAGAAAAGCATATAACTACAAGAACAGAAAAACTGCAATTTAGCCCTAAAATGGACCAATTTTAGACATTGAAGGGCTACCTGGTTTTGGTCGTCAACTGTAGAAGGGGCAAAATCACAGTGGTGGCTTCATTCAAGCGAGTTATAGCCAACAACGACAATTGATTCTAAAACACCGTTTGTGCTAACAGTTTTTCCAGATGGATTTTCTTACAGTGCACCTCCAATAACATACTTGTAGCCAAAATCAAAGGAAGTTATTCCAAAAATTACGAGGACCAGTACTATGAATGATTAATAAAGATTATATGAGAGAAAAATTTACAGGCCTAACAAAACCATGCATACAAGCTTGATGAAGAATTGCTTGAAGCATCGAGTTCGCTCTAgtatgaggggggggggggggggatatttAGTGTAATACGGTGAAGGTTCATTCGAGCCCTAGATCGAAACCGCAAATTAGCTAGCAAAAATGATGAAAAACCTAGATCGCCTGTGTTTTGAGCCCCTATAGGGAGATGGAAACGACATAAggcaaaaaatataaaatgacctCCTTTTTTTAAGAGACGAGGGACAAAAATAAAATTTGCAGCGTGTGTTTTTTTATTAGACAAAAATAATACGACAACCATACATCTTTGTTTGTCATAAAACCGATGTACGTCATGATTTGTCTGTCATTAAAATCATTTTTTCTACTAGTGTCCCCTTGGACCGAGGACATTTTCGGACCCTATTGCCAAACAAGAAACAAAGATGTATAACACCTTATCGGACATGGTCCTTACTACTTAATAACAAACCGTGTCATTTAGTTTGTTGCTATGCAGAGTTTGTAATCTCCATGCCTTTCATTAAAGAGATGGATCCTCTATATATACAAAATAATGTGCCGTCTATACAGAAAGTTGCCTATGATATTGATTACATTAAATATTAAAACATAGTGATGAGATAATCACTAAGATGGTATACACACTTTAGATATATATTAACTTGTTGGACATAGGTAGATAAATGATATCGGGGTAAATTACATTGTGGGACACTACACTTAGTTTATTGACACAAAGTTATATAACATATTATCGGATGCAATTCTTGTCGAGGAACTTTATCATTTGATAttgtgtaaaacatgttgtaatgTTGTATATAACTTTTCAAGCACCAAATGGATTCTAGACTTAGGACACAAGCCAATTCAACACGATCATTCATTTCATGATCAAACTAAAACAAGATTGaaatataaaattattaaataatcgaACTCATTTAAGCATCGAGACAATATTGACACGTATTTGGTAAGACATATGTTTCATTGTACAAATAATAATGTTGCAAGTTGCAACTCgtaattaaaaaatatttgagCAAAAAGCAACAATAATGACATGGATCCATCATAATTACATCTACACCCAATTATATAGTGTAGACCCGACATAATCACATTGAACTTAATAGATTGTGATGCCTTATCAGAATGTCGTAAGATGCACATGCATGCTGACCTGCCATGCCTAAGGCTTCATCCATCATCCAATCATGCCATCCGGTTCTCATCTTTTGGTTCAACCTCCGGATGACctcgccgccaccaccaccaccaccacctggtTGTTTTCTTTGATCACAATATCTCAAAAACCATGCCACCATTCTTGGCTGCTCATCTGTCCAGCAAACAACATTCTTTTCCG includes these proteins:
- the LOC111887984 gene encoding serine/threonine-protein kinase BSK1-like; amino-acid sequence: MVNSFSCMDEAWGIGKLRHNRVANLIRYCCDGDERILVADYMPNNTIANHVFQCMLPSNHNQDVIKHVVGGGIDIVIFTLMVLNVWQVIICVRRENQTIKWAMYLWVALCIDEALDYCSSEGRPLYHELNAYRVIFHEQNDDPRIMCFGLMKHSRHRKSYSTNLAL